The Terriglobus roseus region GATGGAATCGTATTGTGAGCTGGAGATGACGCTGGCGTTGAAACCGGTAGTACGCGGCACAATGCCCGCAGGGCCAAGGCTGTTGGCGACGGCCAGCGCCAGATCCTGATCGGACATGTTCTTGGTGCTTTGGATTGCGGCGGTGGTTTGTGGCGTCGCGGTCTGGGCAGGGCAGGTTGTTGCGGCCATCGCGGCCCACAAACCCCATCCCAAAAAGAAACGCCCTGACCGCATAGACATAGAGCCTATTCGGGCAGGGTGCTTCGTGGCAATCGACGGTTGTACTTACGAACGCTGAGTCATCGGAACGTAAGGCGCGGGATAGGCCGGGCCAGTGTATTCGGCGCGCGGACGGATCAGGCGGTTGTTGTCATGCTGCTCAATCACATGCGCTGCCCAGCCGGAGATGCGGCTTACCGCGAAGATCGGCGTGAACAGATCCATATCAATGCCGAGCGTGGTGTACGTGGAGGCGGAGTAGAAGTCGACGTTGGCGTTCAGCTTCTTTTCACCGCGTACGTAGCCTTCAATCTGTTCGCTCATCTCGTACCACTTGGCGTTGCCAGCGGCGGTGCCAAGGTCCTTCGACATGCGGCGCAGATGCGTGGCGCGCGGGTCTTCCGTCTTGTAGACGCGATGGCCAAAACCGGAAACCTTCACCTTGTTGTTCAGCAGATTCTTCACGTACTCCACGGGGTCTGCGCCAGCGGCGTCGATCTCGTAAAGCAGCTTCATCACAGCTTCATTCGCGCCGCCGTGCAGCGGCCCCTTCAGCGCGCCAATGGCGCCGGTGATGGCAGAGTGCACATCGCTGAGCGTGGCGGCGATGACGCGTGCGGCAAAGGTGGAGGCGTTCAGTTCGTGATCGGCGTGCAGAATCAACGCGCAATCAAATGCCTTCTCAGCCTCTGCAATGGGCTTTACGCCGGTCAGCATGTAGAGGAAGTTGCCCGCGTGGCTGAGCGTGGTGTCAGCCTCAACGATGGCCTTGCCCTTACGGATGCGATCGAAGTACGCCACGATCATGGCGATTTGCGAGGTAAGGCGGAAGCTCTTGCGAACGTTGGCTTCGTGGCTGCTGTCCGTGTCGTCCGGGTCGCCAATGCTAAGCAGGCTGACGGTGGTGCGCAACACTTCCATCACGTTGGCTTCGTTGGGCAGCGTCTTCAGGAAATCGACGACGTTTGTAGGAAGCGTGCGGGTGGCCGCGAGTTTCTGCTTGAAGTCTTCCAGTTCCGCGTCGGTGGGCAGTTTGCCAAACCAGAGCAGGTAAGTGGTTTCTTCAAAAGTGGATTTCGCGGCGAGCTCGTGAATATCAATGCCGCGATAGGAAAGGACGCCCGCCTCACCATCAATCCAGCAGATACCGGAGGTCGTAGCAACAATCCCTTCAAGCCCGCGTGGGGCAACTGCCTGCGACATGGATGAGGACTCCTGAGTAGGTGGACAAAACAGCCTTATAAACCGCCGTTATATCGAAAGGTCTGTGCGGTTGTCATCACG contains the following coding sequences:
- a CDS encoding citrate synthase; this translates as MSQAVAPRGLEGIVATTSGICWIDGEAGVLSYRGIDIHELAAKSTFEETTYLLWFGKLPTDAELEDFKQKLAATRTLPTNVVDFLKTLPNEANVMEVLRTTVSLLSIGDPDDTDSSHEANVRKSFRLTSQIAMIVAYFDRIRKGKAIVEADTTLSHAGNFLYMLTGVKPIAEAEKAFDCALILHADHELNASTFAARVIAATLSDVHSAITGAIGALKGPLHGGANEAVMKLLYEIDAAGADPVEYVKNLLNNKVKVSGFGHRVYKTEDPRATHLRRMSKDLGTAAGNAKWYEMSEQIEGYVRGEKKLNANVDFYSASTYTTLGIDMDLFTPIFAVSRISGWAAHVIEQHDNNRLIRPRAEYTGPAYPAPYVPMTQRS